From a single Pyxicephalus adspersus chromosome 11, UCB_Pads_2.0, whole genome shotgun sequence genomic region:
- the MASP2 gene encoding mannan-binding lectin serine protease 2 isoform X2 yields MRFLHHIIVGIIILPHAYCLLLSGLHGRIASPGFPKPYPNEQTLTWNIQVPEGHRVKLYFTHFNLELSYLCEYDYVKLTSKAKEVAHFCGKESTDTEKAPGDAAFYSLDNKMTVTFRSDYSNEKEFTGFEAFYVAEDINECEKQNEDDEDTCDHHCHNYIGGYYCSCRPGFTLHTDKKTCIKE; encoded by the exons ATGAG ATTCTTGCATCATATAATTGTCGGTATCATAATCCTCCCACATGCATACTGCCTACTTTTATCTGGACTGCATGGAAGAATTGCTTCTCCAGGGTTTCCAAAGCCATACCCCAATGAACAGACTCTAACCTGGAACATCCAAGTCCCTGAAGGACATCGGGTCAAACTCTACTTTACCCATTTCAACCTGGAGCTGTCTTACCTTTGTGAATATGACTATGTCAAG CTCACCTCCAAAGCGAAGGAAGTGGCACACTTTTGCGGTAAGGAGTCTACGGACACAGAGAAAGCTCCTGGAGACGCGGCCTTTTACTCCCTAGATAATAAGATGACTGTAACTTTCCGAAGTGATTACTCCAATGAGAAGGAATTCACTGGCTTTGAAGCTTTCTATGTAGCTGAAG ATATAAATGAATGCGAAAAACAGAATGAAGATGACGAGGACACGTGTGACCACCACTGTCACAATTACATCGGTGGATATTATTGCAGCTGCCGACCTGGCTTCACTCTACACACGGACAAGAAAACATGTATAA aagAGTAA